The Anaerolineae bacterium genome contains the following window.
ACAAAAACCTCTAGCGACAAGACAAGCTTCACCTAGATGAGCGAGTACCGATTTGGCAAACCGCATTCACGCGCATATAATGCACTTGGATTCTAAGTCTGTGAGCGATTGCACGCGTGGGTTATGGTCACGCAGGAGGATGAACATGGCTCGCTCGCCCAGATCTGGGCTTTCCCCCAGCCAGAGACCAGGATTTTGGCTTATGGTATGGCGTACCCTGCGTCTTGCGTGGCGTCTGTTGCGTGATCATCGGGTTTCTCCACTTGTCAAGTTATTAGCCCCAGGGTTGGTGCTCTTCTATCTGTTGCTCCCCGTGGATGTGGCGCCCGACCTCTTTCCGTTGCTTGGACAACTAGATGATCTGGCAATGCTGTTGATTGCTGCCCGCCTTTTGGTCGGGCTGAGCCCTTCTGAGGTGGTCGCAGAGCACGAGGCTGATCTATTCGGCTCTGACTATGCTCGATCTAGCCCACCTCCACCTGGAGAGGTCGTAGAGACGACCTATCGAGTAATGGACGAGTAGACAATTCGCCTTTTCTCGAAAGTATACCGGCCAGCGAAGGCTTGTACATCGGCCTGCTTACACTTTAATTCCAATGACGTTTGTTGAGGAGTAAGGCATGAGCGAGCAGAATCTCCGCCGGCCCGCTGAAGTGGCAGCGCGGTTAGGTATTTCCACCTCGACGCTACGCCGTTGGTCTCAACGGTTTAGCGAGTTCCTCTCATCGGATGCTGGAGGGCCGGACAGCGCAGCAGACGCTGATGGCATTCATCGGCGCTATACAGATGAGGATCTGACCACCTTGTTGATGATCAAAGGGCTGTTGGCAGAAG
Protein-coding sequences here:
- a CDS encoding YkvA family protein produces the protein MVWRTLRLAWRLLRDHRVSPLVKLLAPGLVLFYLLLPVDVAPDLFPLLGQLDDLAMLLIAARLLVGLSPSEVVAEHEADLFGSDYARSSPPPPGEVVETTYRVMDE